The sequence below is a genomic window from Ciona intestinalis chromosome 1, KH, whole genome shotgun sequence.
GCTTCACCTAAATAGAATAAATGGACTATCttaataaaggtaaaaattaataaaaagagGCAAATTACATAAGAGCATAGTTTTGGCTGATACAGAAACCATACGGTGCATACATCCAGTCTCACAGCTTTTAAAAtagcataaatatttaaacaaatctcTGTTTTTTTGTGCTCCAGTTATTACTCACATACAGCCAGGCTCacagaattaaaaaagcatgaaaaattgtctctgttttttttgctgaGTTTTTACTCTTACCTACAGTATAGTTGGAACTCAAGACCTTAATGCTCATATTCAATTTCTGTACCATTACACTACAATGTTAATAGGCACATTCAATTCATGGATATATactatttaatgtatttttatggTCTGATACTTGTAAGTTTTGGTACCTTTGAAGAAGTTTTAGTATGAAAATGGTTTTCAAACAGTAAGGTTTAGTTAGTTTAACTTTGGTAATAGAGTTGAATTTGTTCTAAAACactaaacaaatttgttttaaggCAATTTGAACTAAATAGTTTTTGCAGTTCTCTTTtagtgtttaaaattgtttccaATTTGCAGCAGAAAAGTAATGAAACAATGTAATTTGTGTCAACTACCATtatatttcaagtttaaaGGTGAAAGCACTTTGTGAATTTTTTAGGTAATATACTGTTTTTATGGTAATACCGTTTTTTCATTCTGTAGCAGTATTGAATAAatcaatgtatttatttaaaataccattacatattttaagttaaaaacacattgtgAAATTTTGggtaatatataaactgttttatttgaatGATTCATTTCAACAGTCTATAGTTCTATCAAGTTTCTGCATTAATCTTGCATGATAGGAATGCTGCAGCTTGGCAAATGGTGTTATATTACATCACTGTGCACACTATGTCTCAATACAGGAAACCACAGACCGGGAACAATAGAGACAGGAATTCACCACAGTATGTATATTACTAATACACTTTTAATGCTCGTTTAAAAGCATTGATATTTATATCACCAGTTTAATGCACAAAATACAAGGTTTACGAAATGCCAAAAACGCATCTGAGAAACAATAATTGCAAAAGCATTTTACtcagaaatgtttaaaaactgttaaatggcaattatataaaaagtattgCTGATTTAGTTATTACAACACTTTAAGAAAACGTTATTACAACAATGTACGCACAGAACACCTTTATAAAATGATTAACAATAGAAACACTATGATAAAATGATTAGCACTAAATTTCCAAGTTCAAAATCATGTCTATCGTATAGTTCTAACAATGGCAAAAAATCCGAAATAAATGGTAGCGTAACTTGGTCATTTAGGAAATTACGCaataataagtaaaaaaagttacacaaTGAATTAGGGGGTAAGTCAACTGTACACGCGCTATCACTGAGGAACACTTCGAACCGCTGATTATACAAGctggaatattttttatacactgCATTAAACGATGCTGATTTGATGGAGtttacataaaattttaaaaatgtagaaTTTACCCTTTTCGGCGAAATaatagtttacatttttgtgtACAGCAGTACGGGTTAATAATGATTATCTGGAACTGGAAGCTTTAATTACCAAGTGGCAACTAGAACAGCCGTAACATGTACCTAACAATCCACAAGTATCAAAATAACGGATTGTTAATCTCGaaccataaaataataaaaaaagtaaaagaacaaacaataGACAGTGGTATGCCTTGTTGTGTGGCAAAGGCAACAGGGCAAATTTAAAGCAGTATTATTTTCATTCGGAGTCATGTTAAAGTTCACACTGTATTTGGAATATATCTGTATTATAACATGATTGTACCGTTTATTGGGAACTTTTAGggataataataatgttattcATTTCGCAGACGGTCAAATTCTCTGCAAAGTTCATCGAATTTGACTCTCTGCTGAGGTTCGTACTCCCAACACCTCGAGATGAGATGAAAGACCTCGTTCGGGCAGTGTTCTGGCTGCGACAAGCGCACGTTGTCTTTGAGCAACTCTTGAAGTTGTGTAAGTTGACGTAGAGTAATGTTCGGTAATGGTTCATAAGTGGGACGAGCCCCATATGAGAACATTTCCCATAATGTAACCCCGTATGACCACACATCAGACTCAAAGTGGAAAGTACGTCGACCGTCTAAACGCAGACACTCGGGGGCGTACCACTGGGCCGGAAACTCATCAGGGTTGCCAGTATAATAATCGCGGTCCTCACTTAAGATTCTGGACAATCCAAAGTCAGAAATTTTGATGTTCCAGCAGTTACTGCCTTCTTTGTCGAGCAGAATATTACGCAAGGCAAGGTCTCTGTGAATTACTCTCTTCTCCTGCAAGTACAGCATTCCTTGAGCTATCTGGAACGAGAAACGTAACAATAGCCCGGATAACTGCTGCAATGCAATTCCACTATCCCGCTGCCCTCTTAGGAAATGGCTTAAGGATCCATACGGCAAATACTCCATAACAATTCTCAGAGAAGGCTCTGCTACCCCATTTAACTTGACAATATACTTATGATCAATCCTTCTCATGGTTTCTATTTCGTTTCTGAAGTCACTtctactttgtgggttattcaTTGACCTTCTGAGGGATTTGATTGCCACCCTCTCAAACTGTCCATTTCTCTGTATATCATGATGGTATAAATCAACATGCCCGAAATGGCCTTCGCCGAGCTGCTTCACAAATGTAAGATTGTCGTCTCTGTATTTCCGTAGGTCCGGCATACTAGCTCCAATTATATTGGTAATATTCCGAGACTCCCCGCGACTGTTACCATTTGACGGACTAACAGAAGGCAGAATGTAATCGCTTGACAAAACAGTCCCAAGTTCACGCAATATCTGCTTAAACGGCGGCCTTTTTGGTGGGTAGGGGTTCCAGCATTGTCTCAGCAGTGCTCCCAGCTCTCCAACTCCATTTGCTGCAATAATTTCTGGGATTGGAATCACTGAGGCTGTCCTGTACTTCTCCTTCATTTCAGCTGATAGACTGTACGCGTTGAAGGGTTCAGGAGACACCCCCCAGCAGCATATTTCACACACAGTAGTGGCATAACTCCATTTATCTCCGTCTATCGTAGGAAAAGAAGAAAGAGGCTCTGAGTCGATTCTGCAGAACTCATATGCTAACCATGGGGCGGGCAATACTGGCTCGGAAACTCTGTTTCTACCGAGGCAAGTACGCACACCAGGGTCCCCTAACTTCACAAATGGTTGAGGAGAAGCTTGACAAAGCAGGACGTTTCTGCCTCTTATATTACCGTGAGCACAACCCATTTCTTCCAGGTAGTTACAAGCATGAGTTAACTGCCATAACGCATAAAGAAACCAACTTCCCCAAGGTCCTTGCTCATTACCAGCTAACTGCAGGTAGTTAGTAATCGAACGAAAGGGTGCATACTCCAGCCCTATTTGTGTGCCCATTGTACCCATCTGTTTCACAATATGGACATTTTTAAGGCAGATCAAAAGCGAAATGCTCTCTTGAAAAGACTCATCAATCACTTGCTTCTGCCCAAGGTCATGTCTTTGATTCATGTCAAACACCtgctttaaaactatttttaaatctggGTTGTTCCGATGTACATGCAGATTCACGTCCGTAAATCTACCACTTCCCAAATGCTGATGGAAAGTGTAATCTCTCTCTTTGAGCACCAGTGTCTGTGGTGATGAGAGTAAATTAAACTCCATTGGTTGTCCTTGGTTGGAAGCATCCATGCATCTTATGATCAAAAGATTTGTCTTTTGCTTGCTTTTGGGCAAAATAATCCTGTCCACATTAAATGGTATTTCTTGCCCATCATGCTGGTTGCCTCTACAAGCATTAAGCAGAGCCGAAAGATTCTGGTATCTATGAGATGCGTTATCACCGAACATACCAAGAAGCCCATTTACACGGTCTAGCTTATAATTTTTGACGATAACATCAGGATTTGTGTTGATTACTGTATTAATGAAGTATTCGTCATAAGAATCTTGGCTTCTTCTCAACAAGCAGTCTCCAGTTTGTAGATCTGCTTGCTGGTTGATTATCATCTCACTAAAAGAGCATGTGATTGGCCCGTGACAATTTAAAGCAAGGTGCTCAACCAATGAGGGCGAGCATACATCTTTACATAGATAGTGGTGGGGGTCAACATGTAGGCGATAATATCCATCAATACAAGAGGCCAAGTTCTCAGCTTCAACTACAGATTTAAATGACAAGTTACAATCAGTACCATCCAGTTTGCTTAGCTTTACAATGCATGTGGTTTCCGCTTCAGAGTTTTGTCGCACTTGCAGATTCATATCTGTAAGCTCCTTGAAGTCGCACCATTTGTTCACAGACTGGTAGTCGCTTGCGCTGCTGTATTTCACAATACCACAGTCTGCTCCGACAGTTATTTTGTCGCAATCTTCATTCGTTGAAGACCGTGGCAGTAAGTCATAGTTTTCTAGATTCATGGACTTGAGGCCTGCTATTAGTTCCAAGTTACGAATGTATTTGCTGTAGAAATAAGCAGGACTGCATTGCGAGGCCAGCCAGGTTCTACACACTGGGCTAAAATGGCGTAGATAATACATAAACCTGCGCTCCACGCGATATCTGTTGCAAAAATTCATTTTGGACAAGTTTGCCCTGCATGCTCTTGGTAGCAACTTTTTAAAGGATACTTGCGACTTTATGCAACTCAAATCGCAATCCATTTCTCTTGCCAGGCGCAGCATATCTAAAACAGCAACGCCAAGTGAGGCGCCAAGTGGGTCTGACATTTCAGCGGTATCCTTCTCAGAACTGTTGAGAAAATCATCTCTGCATTGATAGAATAAATACTCAATAACCTGATCAGACATGACCGGTTTCAAGGCTTCAGAATGGGCAGAATAGCGGTGCGCTTGGCAAGAAATACCATCAATTTGGCTGTCACTCTTAAAGGTAAAGCGTATTCGGAACTCCAATTTAATATCGCTGTTGGCATCCAATAGATCAGTGGTGGAGTTCCTATCTAAACCAACAGAATGCCTGTGTTCGTCTAGACGTGAACGAAATTTGACCCAGTAACCAGTGTTCGAGTCACGTAGTGCAAAAAGGTTGAGATACGTTGGGTTGATTTTGCATTGAACTGCACATTTGTGGAGGATTGTATCAAAAGTGGTGGATGGAGACTCATCATATTCAAGAAAAGTAGAATTTTCGAGAAATCTTTGGATATTTGTGCTTCCGAATCTGTTGCTTAAAGAAGGGTTGTATATTTTCACTGTAACATGCATGGTCAAATTAACTTTTGGTTAGCATGAATTGAAGCCTAAGTGAACTGTGAAAtggaaatgaaataaaattattttgcctCTTCAAGAAATGTGTCAAAAGGTTTTATAACAGCTGTACAAATTGGTATTTCTTTTAAAGGCAGTTAAGTTAGGAGAAAACAAACATGATGTAgcacatttaaaacacaaactggCTACATTTATAACTCCCCATATACCAGTACCTTAACTAATGACACAACAGATAAACTATCTAATAAAGCAAGACTGTACATACTAGTCAAACATtacttgtaataaaacaaacaaataattctTATAAATAGTGGCTAAGTGGGCATAATGACGCAAATCCGTGGGATTTTGACACATGCTGATAACTTGAACACTTGTTTTCTGCCCATACTTTCTCATGTATTGTTACAAGCGCActcaacaatatatataagcatGAAAATTCTGTGACCTATATCTCGTTTGATACCAAGGCAGAAAAATGAAGGTTGCTTGTGTATTTTTGGCAATTCTTGCCGTATGTAGCGCTGCGCATGTGTAAgtatatttgtattgaaacgTTTCAAGCTGTACGCCTAAATGCTTAACTCAGCGAAATAGAATAACAGTTTAATCTCTtcattgtaatatatatattacttattacaatataaacaCACCTTCATAAACCTTTACAATATGTTACAACGATTTAGAATCGTTACGCCTCACTTTTACGAGCTGTACTGAAcgcaaacaacaacaaagtgtAAATGATAACTGAACCATGAATGTGCAATGTCTCTGTCCGTTACGTAAGAAGAAATGAATTGCAGAGGTGCAAATGCGCCATACAGCGGTCGAGTCTTCTGCATTTCTTTGATTTCCAATTATAAACGCCAAAATACAtcaatgcattttattaaagCATAAAATGCTGCATTTACGAACATTTAATTTGTGTGGACTGCTATTTAACATTTTGATTTGTCAGGATCAAACTGCGCAAGCAGAAAACCCTCCGTCAATACATGAAGGAGAAGGGAACCAGCCCATCGAAGTACACCCAACACTGGGCAAGACAAACATCGAACGAACCACTCACCAACTACATGGACGTAAgtcaaacaacaaaaactttttcaaatcGTTTTAGGCACAGCAAATCTTTAACCAATGCACAAATGATATTTAACCATTTCTTTAAACTACCCTAGGCCCAATACTTCGGCGAGATCTCCATTGGAACTCCGGAGCAGACATTCACCGTCATTTTTGACACTGGTTCATCTAACCTTTGGGTTCCATCTGCTAGCTGCCCATCAACCAACTATGCTTGCAGTAAGTTGTTTCcgtataatatatatcagagtgtttatatacggactctgatatatatagtatggggtggggaaagatggaacaccttttcattctattttctcgttccatatgataacaaacaaagaattttcaagaaattttaaaaccgcattctcacgactcccataaa
It includes:
- the jak gene encoding Janus kinase (The RefSeq protein has 1 substitution compared to this genomic sequence); this translates as MHVTVKIYNPSLSNRFGSTNIQRFLENSTFLEYDESPSTTFDTILHKCAVQCKINPTYLNLFALRDSNTGYWVKFRSRLDEHRHSVGLDRNSTTDLLDANSDIKLEFRIRFTFKSDSQIDGISCQAHRYSAHSEALKPVMSDQVIEYLFYQCRDDFLNSSEKDTAEMSDPLGASLGVAVLDMLRLAREMDCDLSCIKSLVSFKKLLPRACRANLSKMNFCNRYRVERRFMYYLRHFSPVCRTWLASQCSPAYFYSKYIRNLELIAGLKSMNLENYDLLPRSSTNEDCDKITVGADCGIVKYSSASDYQSVNKWCDFKELTDMNLQVRQNSEAETTCIVKLSKLDGTDCNLSFKSVVEAENLASCIDGYYRLHVDPHHYLCKDVCSPSLVEHLALNCHGPITCSFSEMIINQQADLQTGDCLLRRSQDSYDEYFINTVINTNPDVIVKNYKLDRVNGLLGMFGDNASHRYQNLSALLNACRGNQHDGQEIPFNVDRIILPKSKQKTNLLIIRCMDASNQGQPMEFNLLSSPQTLVLKERDYTFHQHLGSGRFTDVNLHVHRNNPDLKIVLKQVFDMNQRHDLGQKQVIDESFQESISLLICLKNVHIVKQMGTMGTQIGLEYAPFRSITNYLQLAGNEQGPWGSWFLYALWQLTHACNYLEEMGCAHGNIRGRNVLLCQASPQPFVKLGDPGVRTCLGRNRVSEPVLPAPWLAYEFCRIDSEPLSSFPTIDGDKWSYATTVCEICCWGVSPEPFNAYSLSAEMKEKYRTASVIPIPEIIAANGVGELGALLRQCWNPYPPKRPPFKQILRELGTVLSSDYILPSVSPSNGNSRGESRNITNIIGASMPDLRKYRDDNLTFVKQLGEGHFGHVDLYHHDIQRNGQFERVAIKSLRRSMNNPQSRSDFRNEIETMRRIDHKYIVKLNGVAEPSLRIVMEYLPYGSLSHFLRGQRDSGIALQQLSGLLLRFSFQIAQGMLYLQEKRVIHRDLALRNILLDKEGSNCWNIKISDFGLSRILSEDRDYYTGNPDEFPAQWYAPECLRLDGRRTFHFESDVWSYGVTLWEMFSYGARPTYEPLPNITLRQLTQLQELLKDNVRLSQPEHCPNEVFHLISRCWEYEPQQRVKFDELCREFDRLRNE